A single genomic interval of Malania oleifera isolate guangnan ecotype guangnan chromosome 11, ASM2987363v1, whole genome shotgun sequence harbors:
- the LOC131168017 gene encoding uncharacterized protein LOC131168017 isoform X1, with the protein MNLRDIETMPSLAQRNDQFSNASSYLSSPSACSNGSVSSHGFWSKHANDISYNQLQKFWSELSPQARQELLRVDKQTLFEQARKNMYCSRCNGLLLEGFLQIVMYGKSLQQEGTVGHLPCNRSVVPKNLCDGGSSMTNGCPDETQDPSVHPWGGLTTTRDGTLTLLDCYLYSTSLKGLQNVFDSARARERERELLYPDACGGGGRGWISQGIASYGRGHGTRETCALHTARLSCDTLVDFWSALGEETRQSLLRMKEEDFIERLMYRFDSKRFCRDCRRNVIREFKELKELKRMRREPRCSSWFCVADTAFQYEVSDDMVQADWCQTFADTIGTYHHFEWAVGTGEGKSDILEFENVGMNGSVLVNGLDLGGLSACYITLRAWKLDGRCNEFSVKAHALKGQQCVHCRLVVGDGFVTITRGESIRRFFEHAEEAEEEEDDDSMDKDGNELDGECSRPQKHAKSPELAREFLLDAATVIFKEQVEKAFREGTARQNAHSIFVCLALKLLEERVHVACKEIITLEKQMKLLEEEEKEKREEEERKERRRTKEREKKLRRKERLKGKERDREKKCSESSQSPIVPDVAKEAPSPNISDNTLSCRDSVSEMGDIILSRPPSPGVLNGSVASNMQNHSNDSHDGEYTYEKDGSGSFTVEQSKFSRRRSKFRKDFQLDPALKWSDRRRFMVISESGTMVNKPEPRFHGENTESASRGINGVNRQLRINSVKSNARNCGVKFGEKLQCPNSSRMNDRYDLHYCSCNQQGEYRAKVEPHIPGTRLGREARSGSKMESVLDMSKQFYRGNKYNQMEHIRESCGRPKNKINTGNNTSSRDLLHTKKVWEPMESQRKYPRSNSDSDVTLRSSIFNVDELEPGNNVLKRSGAICPGEVIGDLSEIGCEDNYLKESRISTHGMDKGCQNGFEEEVKNACYSTEVGDEEVGLFPIRNSSMSVTSDPNTSSISNSDNCSSCHSEGDSNTASSNLPNMESSSTSDSEDASQQSEGRETTVCIQSSFTESSSEVGAEKQQNAKGGEAFRSKISSEFPADCEGSKISSNLPTKIADNPDNGKPIVNMGSQQPGMLPPMHNQNIHFPVFQAPSTMGYYHQNPVSWPAAPANGLMPFPHPNHYLFAAPLGYGLNGNSRFCMQYSALPHLPTPLFNPSQGPVYHPVSKPNGVNTEEKTKVPKPGEAKEVLNVGAANADGVVPIGLHPAEAPRNGESEQKGKPAKMHMGNNGFSLFHFGGPVALSTGHKSDCVPSKEGAVGDFSSKLSADHVEGDRACNKKDTSIEEYNLFAASNGIRFSFF; encoded by the exons ATGAATCTACGAGATATTGAAACGATGCCTAGTTTAGCGCAGAGAAATGATCAATTCAGTAATGCGTCATCTTACTTGTCGTCGCCGTCGGCGTGCTCGAATGGATCAGTTTCATCCCACGGGTTCTGGTCAAAGCACGCCAACGATATTAGCTACAATCAGCTTCAGAAG TTCTGGAGTGAGCTGTCGCCACAGGCTCGACAAGAACTTCTGAGGGTTGATAAGCAAACCCTTTTTGAGCAAGCTCGGAAGAACATGTACTGCTCTAGATGCAACGGTCTGCTGCTCGAGGGGTTTTTGCAAATTGTTATGTATGGAAAGTCTTTGCAGCAAGAAGGAACAGTTGGGCACCTTCCCTGCAACAGATCAGTAGTACCAAAAAACCTATGTGATGGTGGATCAAGCATGACTAATGGGTGCCCAGATGAAACTCAAGATCCATCTGTACATCCTTGGGGAGGTCTGACTACAACTCGGGATGGGACATTGACGCTTTTGGACTGCTATCTATATTCAACGTCCCTCAAGGGGCTTCAAAAT GTATTTGACAGTGCACGCGCAAGGGAAAGGGAACGTGAATTGCTTTATCCTGACGCCTGTGGTGGGGGAGGTCGGGGTTGGATAAGTCAAGGCATAGCTAGTTATGGCCGAGGGCATGGAACACGGGAAACATGTGCCTTACACACTGCCAGACTTTCTTGCGACACATTGGTGGATTTCTGGTCAGCACTTGGAGAAGAGACTCGACAGTCTCTTCTAAGAATGAAAGAAGAAGATTTTATTGAAAGGCTCATGTACAG GTTTGATAGTAAGAGGTTTTGTAGAGACTGCAGGAGGAATGTTATTCGTGAGTTCAAGGAGTTGAAGGAGCTGAAGCGCATGCGGAGAGAACCTCGTTGTTCCAGCTGGTTTTGTGTTGCTGACACAGCTTTCCAATATGAG GTATCTGATGACATGGTCCAAGCTGATTGGTGCCAAACCTTTGCAGATACTATTGGAACGTATCATCACTTTGAATGGGCTGTTGGAACAGGAGAAGGAAAGTCTGACATTTTAGAATTTGAAAATGTCGGCATGAATGGCAGTGTCCTAGTGAATGGCCTAGATCTTGGTGGTTTGAGTGCATGCTATATCACTCTGAGGGCTTGGAAATTAGATGGCCGCTGCAATGAATTTTCAGTAAAAGCTCATGCATTAAAGGGTCAACAATGTGTGCATTGTAGGCTTGTGGTTGGGGATGGTTTTGTTACAATAACAAGAGGAGAAAGTATCAGAAGGTTTTTTGAGCATGCAGAAGAGGCCGAGGAAGAAGAG GATGATGATTCCATGGACAAGGATGGGAATGAGCTGGATGGAGAATGCTCACGTCCCCAAAAGCATGCGAAGAGTCCTGAACTTGCTCGAGAATTTCTTCTAGATGCTGCGACTGTTATTTTTAAGGAACAG GTTGAGAAGGCATTTAGAGAAGGAACAGCACGCCAAAATGCACACAGTATCTTTGTCTGTCTTGCATTAAAGCTGCTGGAAGAACGTGTTCACGTTGCATGCAAAGAAATTATTACATTAGAAAAGCAG ATGAAGCTTcttgaagaagaagagaaggaaaagCGTGAAGAAGAAGAACGCAAGGAGAGGAGAAGAaccaaagaaagagagaaaaagctCAGAAGAAAGGagagattaaaagggaaagaaagggATAGAGAAAAGAAATGTTCTGAATCAAGTCAGAGTCCCATTGTTCCTGATGTTGCAAAGGAAGCACCATCACCAAATATTAGTGACAACACTCTCAGCTGCAGGGATTCAGTTAGTGAGATGGGTGATATTATTCTATCCAGGCCTCCATCTCCAGGAGTTCTAAATGGGAGTGTCGCTTCAAACATGCAAAACCACTCTAATGATAGTCATGATGGGGAATATACCTACGAGAAAGATGGGAGTGGTTCATTTACAGTTGAGCAATCAAAATTTTCTCGTCGGAGATCAAAATTTCGAAAAGATTTTCAATTGGATCCAGCATTGAAATGGTCTGACAGACGCCGgtttatggttatttcagaaagTGGGACTATGGTTAATAAACCTGAGCCAAGATTTCATGGAGAAAATACCGAGTCTGCTTCCAGGGGCATTAATGGAGTGAATCGGCAATTAAGAATAAATTCTGTGAAATCCAATGCTAGAAATTGTGGTGTTAAGTTTGGTGAGAAGCTTCAGTGTCCCAACAGCAGCAGGATGAATGACAGATATGACTTGCATTATTGCAGCTGTAACCAACAGGGCGAGTACAGAGCAAAGGTTGAGCCACATATTCCTGGGACCAGATTAGGTCGGGAAGCCAGATCTGGGAGTAAGATGGAATCTGTGTTGGATATGTCCAAGCAGTTCTATCGGGGTAACAAGTATAATCAAATGGAACACATTCGTGAGAGTTGTGGGAGACCCAAAAACAAAATCAATACTGGGAACAATACTTCTAGCAGGGACTTGCTTCATACCAAGAAAGTTTGGGAGCCCATGGAATCACAGCGGAAGTACCCTAGGAGCAACTCGGATTCAGATGTTACCTTGAGGTCATCTATTTTTAATGTGGATGAACTGGAACCTGGTAATAATGTTCTAAAGCGATCCGGTGCCATTTGTCCTGGTGAAGTTATTGGGGATTTGAGTGAAATTGGTTGTGAAGATAATTATTTAAAGGAATCAAGAATCTCAACCCATGGTATGGACAAAGGTTGCCAGAATGGATTTGAGGAGGAAGTGAAGAATGCTTGCTACTCAACCGAAGTTGGTGATGAGGAAGTTGGATTATTCCCCATCAGAAACTCATCTATGAGTGTGACATCTGATCCCAACACAAGCAGCATTTCGAATTCTGATAACTGCTCATCATGCCATAGTGAAGGAGACAGCAATACAGCCTCTTCAAACCTCCCAAATATGGAATCCTCATCAACCTCGGATTCAGAAGACGCCAGCCAACAATCAGAAGGAAGAGAAACTACAGTATGCATTCAGAGTAGCTTCACTGAGAGTAGTAGTGAAGTTGGGGCAGAGAAACAACAAAACGCAAAGGGAGGGGAGGCTTTTAGAAGCAAGATATCATCCGAGTTTCCTGCAGATTGTGAGGGAAGTAAAATCTCAAGTAATTTACCCACAAAAATTGCAGATAACCCTGATAATGGGAAGCCCATTGTTAATATGGGATCTCAACAACCAGGCATGCTCCCACCGATGCATAACCAAAACATACACTTCCCAGTGTTTCAAGCTCCTTCAACAATGGGTTACTATCATCAAAATCCAGTTTCTTGGCCAGCAGCTCCTGCTAATGGATTAATGCCATTTCCCCATCCCAACCACTATCTATTTGCTGCTCCTCTTGGTTATGGATTGAATGGGAACTCCCGCTTCTGCATGCAGTATAGTGCCCTGCCTCATTTACCAACTCCCCTGTTTAATCCCAGCCAAGGTCCAGTTTACCATCCGGTGTCGAAACCCAATGGGGTGAACACGGAGGAGAAGACTAAGGTTCCCAAACCAGGAGAAGCTAAAGAAGTTCTAAATGTTGGAGCTGCTAATGCAGATGGTGTGGTTCCAATTGGATTGCATCCAGCAGAAGCCCCGCGAAATGGAGAAAGTGAGCAGAAGGGGAAACCTGCCAAAATGCATATGGGAAACAATGGCTTTTCCCTTTTCCATTTTGGAGGGCCTGTGGCTCTTTCGACAGGACACAAATCAGATTGTGTGCCTTCTAAAGAAGGGGCTGTTGGGGATTTTTCTTCGAAATTGTCGGCAGATCATGTTGAGGGTGATCGTGCATGTAATAAGAAAGACACCAGCATTGAAGAATACAACTTGTTTGCTGCAAGTAATGGAATAAGGTTTTCATTTTTCTGA
- the LOC131168017 gene encoding uncharacterized protein LOC131168017 isoform X2, with protein sequence MYCSRCNGLLLEGFLQIVMYGKSLQQEGTVGHLPCNRSVVPKNLCDGGSSMTNGCPDETQDPSVHPWGGLTTTRDGTLTLLDCYLYSTSLKGLQNVFDSARARERERELLYPDACGGGGRGWISQGIASYGRGHGTRETCALHTARLSCDTLVDFWSALGEETRQSLLRMKEEDFIERLMYRFDSKRFCRDCRRNVIREFKELKELKRMRREPRCSSWFCVADTAFQYEVSDDMVQADWCQTFADTIGTYHHFEWAVGTGEGKSDILEFENVGMNGSVLVNGLDLGGLSACYITLRAWKLDGRCNEFSVKAHALKGQQCVHCRLVVGDGFVTITRGESIRRFFEHAEEAEEEEDDDSMDKDGNELDGECSRPQKHAKSPELAREFLLDAATVIFKEQVEKAFREGTARQNAHSIFVCLALKLLEERVHVACKEIITLEKQMKLLEEEEKEKREEEERKERRRTKEREKKLRRKERLKGKERDREKKCSESSQSPIVPDVAKEAPSPNISDNTLSCRDSVSEMGDIILSRPPSPGVLNGSVASNMQNHSNDSHDGEYTYEKDGSGSFTVEQSKFSRRRSKFRKDFQLDPALKWSDRRRFMVISESGTMVNKPEPRFHGENTESASRGINGVNRQLRINSVKSNARNCGVKFGEKLQCPNSSRMNDRYDLHYCSCNQQGEYRAKVEPHIPGTRLGREARSGSKMESVLDMSKQFYRGNKYNQMEHIRESCGRPKNKINTGNNTSSRDLLHTKKVWEPMESQRKYPRSNSDSDVTLRSSIFNVDELEPGNNVLKRSGAICPGEVIGDLSEIGCEDNYLKESRISTHGMDKGCQNGFEEEVKNACYSTEVGDEEVGLFPIRNSSMSVTSDPNTSSISNSDNCSSCHSEGDSNTASSNLPNMESSSTSDSEDASQQSEGRETTVCIQSSFTESSSEVGAEKQQNAKGGEAFRSKISSEFPADCEGSKISSNLPTKIADNPDNGKPIVNMGSQQPGMLPPMHNQNIHFPVFQAPSTMGYYHQNPVSWPAAPANGLMPFPHPNHYLFAAPLGYGLNGNSRFCMQYSALPHLPTPLFNPSQGPVYHPVSKPNGVNTEEKTKVPKPGEAKEVLNVGAANADGVVPIGLHPAEAPRNGESEQKGKPAKMHMGNNGFSLFHFGGPVALSTGHKSDCVPSKEGAVGDFSSKLSADHVEGDRACNKKDTSIEEYNLFAASNGIRFSFF encoded by the exons ATGTACTGCTCTAGATGCAACGGTCTGCTGCTCGAGGGGTTTTTGCAAATTGTTATGTATGGAAAGTCTTTGCAGCAAGAAGGAACAGTTGGGCACCTTCCCTGCAACAGATCAGTAGTACCAAAAAACCTATGTGATGGTGGATCAAGCATGACTAATGGGTGCCCAGATGAAACTCAAGATCCATCTGTACATCCTTGGGGAGGTCTGACTACAACTCGGGATGGGACATTGACGCTTTTGGACTGCTATCTATATTCAACGTCCCTCAAGGGGCTTCAAAAT GTATTTGACAGTGCACGCGCAAGGGAAAGGGAACGTGAATTGCTTTATCCTGACGCCTGTGGTGGGGGAGGTCGGGGTTGGATAAGTCAAGGCATAGCTAGTTATGGCCGAGGGCATGGAACACGGGAAACATGTGCCTTACACACTGCCAGACTTTCTTGCGACACATTGGTGGATTTCTGGTCAGCACTTGGAGAAGAGACTCGACAGTCTCTTCTAAGAATGAAAGAAGAAGATTTTATTGAAAGGCTCATGTACAG GTTTGATAGTAAGAGGTTTTGTAGAGACTGCAGGAGGAATGTTATTCGTGAGTTCAAGGAGTTGAAGGAGCTGAAGCGCATGCGGAGAGAACCTCGTTGTTCCAGCTGGTTTTGTGTTGCTGACACAGCTTTCCAATATGAG GTATCTGATGACATGGTCCAAGCTGATTGGTGCCAAACCTTTGCAGATACTATTGGAACGTATCATCACTTTGAATGGGCTGTTGGAACAGGAGAAGGAAAGTCTGACATTTTAGAATTTGAAAATGTCGGCATGAATGGCAGTGTCCTAGTGAATGGCCTAGATCTTGGTGGTTTGAGTGCATGCTATATCACTCTGAGGGCTTGGAAATTAGATGGCCGCTGCAATGAATTTTCAGTAAAAGCTCATGCATTAAAGGGTCAACAATGTGTGCATTGTAGGCTTGTGGTTGGGGATGGTTTTGTTACAATAACAAGAGGAGAAAGTATCAGAAGGTTTTTTGAGCATGCAGAAGAGGCCGAGGAAGAAGAG GATGATGATTCCATGGACAAGGATGGGAATGAGCTGGATGGAGAATGCTCACGTCCCCAAAAGCATGCGAAGAGTCCTGAACTTGCTCGAGAATTTCTTCTAGATGCTGCGACTGTTATTTTTAAGGAACAG GTTGAGAAGGCATTTAGAGAAGGAACAGCACGCCAAAATGCACACAGTATCTTTGTCTGTCTTGCATTAAAGCTGCTGGAAGAACGTGTTCACGTTGCATGCAAAGAAATTATTACATTAGAAAAGCAG ATGAAGCTTcttgaagaagaagagaaggaaaagCGTGAAGAAGAAGAACGCAAGGAGAGGAGAAGAaccaaagaaagagagaaaaagctCAGAAGAAAGGagagattaaaagggaaagaaagggATAGAGAAAAGAAATGTTCTGAATCAAGTCAGAGTCCCATTGTTCCTGATGTTGCAAAGGAAGCACCATCACCAAATATTAGTGACAACACTCTCAGCTGCAGGGATTCAGTTAGTGAGATGGGTGATATTATTCTATCCAGGCCTCCATCTCCAGGAGTTCTAAATGGGAGTGTCGCTTCAAACATGCAAAACCACTCTAATGATAGTCATGATGGGGAATATACCTACGAGAAAGATGGGAGTGGTTCATTTACAGTTGAGCAATCAAAATTTTCTCGTCGGAGATCAAAATTTCGAAAAGATTTTCAATTGGATCCAGCATTGAAATGGTCTGACAGACGCCGgtttatggttatttcagaaagTGGGACTATGGTTAATAAACCTGAGCCAAGATTTCATGGAGAAAATACCGAGTCTGCTTCCAGGGGCATTAATGGAGTGAATCGGCAATTAAGAATAAATTCTGTGAAATCCAATGCTAGAAATTGTGGTGTTAAGTTTGGTGAGAAGCTTCAGTGTCCCAACAGCAGCAGGATGAATGACAGATATGACTTGCATTATTGCAGCTGTAACCAACAGGGCGAGTACAGAGCAAAGGTTGAGCCACATATTCCTGGGACCAGATTAGGTCGGGAAGCCAGATCTGGGAGTAAGATGGAATCTGTGTTGGATATGTCCAAGCAGTTCTATCGGGGTAACAAGTATAATCAAATGGAACACATTCGTGAGAGTTGTGGGAGACCCAAAAACAAAATCAATACTGGGAACAATACTTCTAGCAGGGACTTGCTTCATACCAAGAAAGTTTGGGAGCCCATGGAATCACAGCGGAAGTACCCTAGGAGCAACTCGGATTCAGATGTTACCTTGAGGTCATCTATTTTTAATGTGGATGAACTGGAACCTGGTAATAATGTTCTAAAGCGATCCGGTGCCATTTGTCCTGGTGAAGTTATTGGGGATTTGAGTGAAATTGGTTGTGAAGATAATTATTTAAAGGAATCAAGAATCTCAACCCATGGTATGGACAAAGGTTGCCAGAATGGATTTGAGGAGGAAGTGAAGAATGCTTGCTACTCAACCGAAGTTGGTGATGAGGAAGTTGGATTATTCCCCATCAGAAACTCATCTATGAGTGTGACATCTGATCCCAACACAAGCAGCATTTCGAATTCTGATAACTGCTCATCATGCCATAGTGAAGGAGACAGCAATACAGCCTCTTCAAACCTCCCAAATATGGAATCCTCATCAACCTCGGATTCAGAAGACGCCAGCCAACAATCAGAAGGAAGAGAAACTACAGTATGCATTCAGAGTAGCTTCACTGAGAGTAGTAGTGAAGTTGGGGCAGAGAAACAACAAAACGCAAAGGGAGGGGAGGCTTTTAGAAGCAAGATATCATCCGAGTTTCCTGCAGATTGTGAGGGAAGTAAAATCTCAAGTAATTTACCCACAAAAATTGCAGATAACCCTGATAATGGGAAGCCCATTGTTAATATGGGATCTCAACAACCAGGCATGCTCCCACCGATGCATAACCAAAACATACACTTCCCAGTGTTTCAAGCTCCTTCAACAATGGGTTACTATCATCAAAATCCAGTTTCTTGGCCAGCAGCTCCTGCTAATGGATTAATGCCATTTCCCCATCCCAACCACTATCTATTTGCTGCTCCTCTTGGTTATGGATTGAATGGGAACTCCCGCTTCTGCATGCAGTATAGTGCCCTGCCTCATTTACCAACTCCCCTGTTTAATCCCAGCCAAGGTCCAGTTTACCATCCGGTGTCGAAACCCAATGGGGTGAACACGGAGGAGAAGACTAAGGTTCCCAAACCAGGAGAAGCTAAAGAAGTTCTAAATGTTGGAGCTGCTAATGCAGATGGTGTGGTTCCAATTGGATTGCATCCAGCAGAAGCCCCGCGAAATGGAGAAAGTGAGCAGAAGGGGAAACCTGCCAAAATGCATATGGGAAACAATGGCTTTTCCCTTTTCCATTTTGGAGGGCCTGTGGCTCTTTCGACAGGACACAAATCAGATTGTGTGCCTTCTAAAGAAGGGGCTGTTGGGGATTTTTCTTCGAAATTGTCGGCAGATCATGTTGAGGGTGATCGTGCATGTAATAAGAAAGACACCAGCATTGAAGAATACAACTTGTTTGCTGCAAGTAATGGAATAAGGTTTTCATTTTTCTGA